The following DNA comes from Buteo buteo chromosome 7, bButBut1.hap1.1, whole genome shotgun sequence.
ACTCCTGCAACACAGGGGGTCCGAGGAAGACCAACACTGTCCAGACCCCTGCAAACGGCTGCAGCTTCCCCCAGAAACACGTCCGAAGAGGAGGGATCTTCCAAGGACCGAAAACTGGGGAATCGCTGAGGGGTACATCGCAAGAGGACACACAAGAGGGAAGACCAGTTGAGAGGGAAAGGTCCATAAGCATCGTACGGCCTCTGCTGTGTGCTGTGGGAATACCGTTGCAGTCAGAAGCTGAGAGCAGGAAAGGGCAAATAAAAGCTAAGCCCTAACAAAATCCTCGTGTTTGGGAAAGATAACACACAGAGGCCTTCTAAACTGCTCAGCAGAAGCTTTCTCTTTCCCAGTAATGTCCCTTTATCACATGAGCTCACTTCCTCCTTGAGAGCCTTTCACCTCCTAATGCTGCAAAACCACTCTGTGCTCTTAAATCTGGTGATGGAAGTTTGAATTTAGATCACGTGAAGTTTCCGCAGGGTCTTTgcaaaaagtgcttttaaaacaacccccttccctccatctGATGTCTTAGCTTTACCACTTTATCAGGGCTATACCTATAGGGCACAGGATGCCGGACTGTGACTCTGGAAAACATATCCATGCAGATACAGAAGATGCCAATTGCTGTACTGTACTTGTGGAGTTATTATACACTGGCTGCATTTTATCCTGTTGTTGGTGCTCCACAGATCTCCCATGGTCTGTTCCTTCAAACAGGAGCTGGCATTATCTCTTTGCTGACTACCACTAACCCCTGACAGCCCTGGCTAAGCACCTCAGGCTCAGGGTTATCCCTACTCTCTGCTGGATGCAATACCAAGtagcatttgtttctttctaccAACCTCTTCTCAACACCCACCAGGTCTTTTTGCAGCTACTCACCTTGAAATATCAGGAAAGAGCAAAGTCAATGCAAAGGGCAGGTGGAAGCTGCGAGGTGTGAGCAGTGGCTGAGAGCAGGACTGGCAGCACCTGCTGCTAACGCTGCAGGTGAGGAACCACAGGCACCCTGACACATGTCCCCTGAATTCTGCCCTCCCGGCCTTGTCCTGCTTCTCATACCTGCTTGGAGGGTGAGCAGGCTCTCAACAACATGCCATTTTGCAATTAGGACCAGAAATTGCAGCTCCTACCTGAGTTTGTCTTTTCTGATGTAGAGCAAAGTGAATAATGCAAAAAGACCTCCTTGTTCAGAGCACACACAGGAGGAAGAGCAAGCCGTGCCCAGGGAACACCAGGCTGTTCTGACGGTCTGGAGACCAGGCTGATGCACCACCCTGCAGAAGAAGCAAGCTCTTCTGTCTGTTCCTGCTCAAGATAACTCAACTCTTTCAGGAGGTAATGAGGAGTCTCAGCTACCTTGTCCTTCTCCTGGCTCTCCCCGAAGCCTTGCTGCTTGCCTTAATCAGCAGGAacacaaacacatttccttTCGGCTTAGATCCTTGAacatttgaggggaaaaaaaaaaaagttaaattcagGTGCTTAATCACAGCTTTATGGATAGTTCTTATCAGCTCACAGTTAATGGCATCTTTGCTCTCCAGTGAAAGGTTAATAGCTATATCTGCCCAGCATTCTTCATAAATAGAATCTATCTAATCTCCAGATTAAATACAAGGAAGCCAGCAGGTGAGCCCAAAGGTGAATCTGCCAAAGGATAAAAGCCACTTGTGAGCTGCTTCAGGGAAAAGTCTTGAGTAACTGCTTGAATGTCAAGGCCTCCGTGGCCACTGAAGGAGTCCCACACAAACAGCCCTGAGGATTTTCCTCCCTACAATAACACACAGCAAGATTATTGTATCTTGTTTCCCAGGAGCTCTCTAGCAATTAACCTCCTCACCCACCATTCAATGCAGAGATTTACTTGTTCTCTACAGCTCAGGTGTCTCACCTGCAATGAGATCCCACCTCATGCTCCAGCTGCCCAGACTGTGACTCCTCCTGTTTCCCCATCATTCAGTAATCTTAACCTTAATGAACTCGCCCTGCTCTTGACAAAACACCCCATATCCAGCCCTTCCAGTTGGAGCCGTCTCAAGGAAATGAATCCTTCTGTTCTCACCCTTCCTTATTCCTTTGCTATGTCATGTCAGAAAGTGTTGAAAGTTGTTCTATCAGACGTTATTAATAAATCCGGTTTATACTCTAAATCCCCacctcttttctgtttgtgttacATActtctctccctgcagccttctCACACTTGCTCTCTCTTGCTGTCATGCTTTCTCATCCTCTGAAGGGGCAGCAGAACTGACATTCTCCAAGCACCATTCTCTGTGGGGACCCACGCTTCATGCTCATCTTTGCATGGACTGATGTAGCTCACTGCACCCCCAGGGACTCTCTGCCTGCCATCCACACTCACAATGCATGGATCATGTATTTACTTCACAGTTGTAGTTCTTGGAGGACAGCCTAGAAAAAcgttattttaatttttttaatagagcaTAATAGTTCCTATTGAATTTCTCCTTTGCAAGCACACTGACACAAACAGGAAGGCAGAGCCAGTACACAAGTTTCACTTCACTGCACGACATTGAGCAGTCGCTAGCATTGGTGTCCATGGAGTCTGTTGGTAGAGAAGACTTACTTCACAATCAGTTCAGCTACAAACATCTAATGCAACACTCACGGCATGCCCTGTTCCTCAGGGAGGCTAATTCTGGGCTTAGTTCCTCAATCAGACATGTAACTCCTGCCTATGTCCACTGGCGTAACTACACGGATCAAGTGGCATAACACCAAGTTCTTAAAGCCTCCTTACTTCTCCACCTCCTGCTTCTCTACTCCCCAGTTCTCCTGCTTCTATCACAAACTCCTAATGAACAGGGAACAAAGCTGTATATAAGCATTTCACATCTACTGCGTACTGAAGGACAGGTTACAGAGTAGGCACTCCCACAAGCTTTACTCCGGTGTTCAGGAAAAGCAAGCTTTGGCTGCTTGCAAGTCCCaaacctgcattttttcctgactcAGGACTCTCACACGCTCATTCTCCACAGGGCAGATAACCTCCCGCTGCTGCTTCTTTACTGCAGAGTCTTcaataaaggaagaaacatgaaaataacgGAGAGAAGCACAGAACAAGATAAGGACAAATGACAGCTGTACAAGAAAAGCTATCTTTTTATGGTCCGTAAAAGGGAACGGTGGTTTTATACGTTCTGAAAGTAACGTGTTTGCTAAGCAATTTCAGAGTTAAGGACATTATTGCATGCATCTGAACAGTCTGTGCAATGCAGTGTACACAGAACTGCTGGTTTATGGCAGTTTGAAGAAAATAGGATTGAGGCAATACAGTTAATGCTCTGAAAAGAACAATTACGAGTATCATGAACACGGGGTTTGCTTGCTGGCACCAACATATCCTGAAAAGGGCAGCAGAAGTGAGATCACCGACACAAAATTTTGGGGCATAATTTTATCTCCAAAGACACTAGTCCTGTCCCCTCACCAGCTCATCCCAACAGCGCTGTGTATTGATGAGGAAGGACTGCTTCTGGCTCTGCCATAAGCATAGCAGTAATTTCACATGACACTAGGGCACACATATCACAGTTGGGGCCTCAAATTTATAATGTAAGGGTCTTCAGTTAGGGAGGCCCAATTTTGCCAATTTTAGCATTAACTTCATCAGTTTGGGCAACTGTCAATTAAGGCACCTACGTATTCCCACACGAGCTATTACTTCTCAAAAGTACCTTTGAAATCCTGGGCTGAGCTGCAGACAGACAGGCAGGACGTCCCACTGGCACTCCTCACTACAAGCACTTCATGCATTAGATTCTCTCCCTCGGACACGTCTAACTTGCAAAGCTAAAGCTAGTTTAGTCAGTAAGGACAGCAACAGCACTCCTGTGGTAAAACTACAGCTCATCATAAGTATTTCTGCAGGAGCCTAGTCTGACACGTGACATTTGTATGACTTTTATTGACAACACACGGATTCGGAGCGCAGATCTTTCTCCTCAGTAGCACAGTGTTGGGTACCTCTGCTTCAGTCTCGCTCTGCAGGCTTTGGTCTGGGCCTCACCCACAGCCAACAGCTCATTTGCTGCACACTGTAGTACTCAGAGGGGAATATGTTTGCTAATTAAACCAGAATTCAGTCCTCTCTCATCACTCAAAGCATGCTGTAGaaccttccctccccaccaaaccccaaaacactaGCGGCCTTGCAAATGGCCAACAACAGCTTTCACTCTTGATTGGCTTTTCGGTCCCTTGGGTTTTCTCTGACAGATGAGCCAACGCAACGGCGAGGAGGCATTCGCAACTGCAAATCAAGTTACTGCTGGTAGTCAGAGCCACGATTTCCAACTatttggcatttaaaaattagtaaGGACAAGCAGGGTGTCCTTCGCACACTGATCTGTCCTTCAAGGGAAGGATAAAGAGTCTTCAGATGGACACTGCTGAGCTGGCCAATTCCTTGTTGCTAAGTTGCTGCTCAGTCATCTGTAGGGGACAGGGAAGCATCTGAGAAGTGACTGTAGTCCCGGTTTGAGTCCCAGATTTCCATCCAcctaagaaagaaagaacagttAGAGCCTACGAAGGCACACTAGGATGTCACTGAATGAAGTGACTTTTAAAGTTTCAAAGGAACAGAACAAAATGACCCTGCCAAGAGCTGTTGCACTTCTGCAAACCCCAACACATTCTCTCTCCCAAGACTTACCAGGGGATTTGTTTTCTATCATGACACAACTTCTGCTTTAACTACTAGAGAAACAGGAAGAGAGACTGCTAAAGAGCTCCGTCTCTCGCATAAAGGAGGATCTTCAACTCCAGATTTTGGATTCCCCTCTGAGGGTGGAGTGAGACTTTGAAGCACTTTGAATGTCAGCAGCTACGTTACTTGGGCTGCAGGTTTATCACTAGGATTCAGATGCCAGAAGAAATGGACCTGCACCTCTGCTTACTGGGCACTAAACACCCTCTCATAAGCATAACTGAAAATACGCCTTAAAAAGTGTAAGCTTCTATCCTAAGCAGAgtaaatagtatttttcatattaCACCTCACACATCCTATGGCAAAGTTTAGAAATTTGAAGTAAATTACCCAATAATAGCTGCTGGAATAAGAAGAATTATAGCCCCGAAGAGAAATGGGAATCCCCTCATGAAGTGCAAGCTGGCAGGGTAGAGAGAGTTGAACACTCCTGTAGCCACAAGTGAACACAGCCCTTCCACACAGGCAACAGAAGCAAAGAGAGCACCTGGAAAAGATATATAAGAGGTTAATGGTgagacagccctgcctgcaaaCGTCTTTAACACATCACCTTCAGTGGGATTCTGTGAATCTTTCTAAGGGTTTGCACTTCCCATCAGAAAACTGGTGGCTGGTTATCAAGTGTGGTAAGCAAAAGCTGCGAGCAGAGATCAGGCACACTCTCCTGGCCTCACAGGCCAAACCTGTGAAACTCAGCTTCTCTGTAGCCAGGACCACCTCATTGACCCCCAGAATTTGTATCACCGGAGCTGGCTAGGGATATTACATATCAGCTGGATTGTAAATGCTTTAGACAGGGCTATATAGATCTGTTTACTGCCAAGCACATCTTATCGCTTGTTAAACATTAAGTACAGTAGAAGACTTCGCTTTATAGATTTAGCATCATAAATCTGTTATCAAGTGTGTGCCACCTTCATTCTAATACAAGAAACACGAATTGTGCAGTCACCTTTCGACCTTTCCCACCTCgattccctcctcccctctgtCTGCCCACAGAGGCATTCCTATGCAGTGTTTAACAGCAAGTGCAAGCTCTCCAAACAAATTACTGGCAGAAAGGCAAATATGCTCCTCCTATGGGTTATCCATGATCTTTCACCATGGTCAATGATACAACCCTCTAACAACACTGGGTTTCTTCCTACTGTTACtgatctacagaaaaaaagtcaccGTCAGGGAAATCACTATTTTCTGCTCGTAATATAATCCATTTTAACTCTTACTCCTTGTCAAAGTTTTGGAAACGATCAGATGGATGAATGAACTATTCCTGAGCTTGAATGTAATACTTTTcatcctgcttttcttctcttgtcctCATCTTGAAGATATAGCAAGTCTAAATGGATGACTGACAagtattctgaaaaaataaaatgttacccTGGGCCTGAGGATGAGTGCATGGGCACAGGAGTTCAAACGAGCCAGGGAAGTCCTAACCTCCCAAAGCAGTTTGGTTTCAATGTTCCAAGACGACAGTGTTTCAGAACCTAGCTTAAGTGTACTGGCCAACTCCTTACCCTGTTCCATCTCACTGACCAGCTTGGAGAGCTTGGCTCTGATGACTGGAGTGGCTGCCATGGAAAGGAACAGAATCCCGTAACCTGTGAGCAAGATACAGCATATTAGGGAAGCTCAGTTGAAAAATAAAGTCTCCAAAGTCAATCCCAGAAATCTGTAGCTCGAAGCAGTTTCTCCCTGCTATATTTACACCGAATTCACCCTCCTGCATCTCATAATGCACTTTAGTCTGTGTCTGCAGTGTAATACAGCTTCTGGGAAACCTGATATTCTCAGAACTATACAGTTGCACTTTCAACTTTAGTGTTTGGCCACCTTTGCTGTTAGCAAGCCACAGTTTTCTTGGTACACGGGGCTGAAACGGAGGCAGAACTTCCTCCACGTGCTTGAACTCCCAGAAGCACACTGCCCTCCTACATCTACTGGCATCTCTTAAGCTAAGAGCCTGAGACAGGGGGATTTAAGAATTCAGCATCACCTGTAAACATCAGTGGTGTTGTAGCAGCAAGCGAAATCACAACCAGTCCAGAAATGTTGGAGATCAATCCTATCTCTGCCACCCAGGTGTCttgaaggcagagctgcagcagccgcAGCCCTCCCAGGCTGCTCAGGTAAGCCAGGTAACTGGCGGCTGAGCCGTACCCAATGAGGTCAGCAGACCAGCAGAGAGGGGACCCAAGCTCATACAAAACAAAGAGGTCCCTGGATCCAAAATGTACAgtgacaagaagaaagaaagccAGGGAGTAAAGGGCAAGCTTCCTCCTGGAGCTCAAGCGTTCTGGGGCCACGTACAGCCTGTAGACAGCCTTGTAATGGCTGAGCGTGAACAGCTTGGCtggtttctgctgcttcaccGATTCCTGAAGACAGAAAGCAGCGTAGAGAGCGGCAGCAAGACTAGTAGCAAGCACGAGCCAAAAGGGGTTGATGTACCCCTGAGCCTTGCGCCACTGGCCGCCGCCGATGCTGGCCAGCATGCCCGCGATGCCGAGGCACGCCTCGAGGATGGCGACGCGAAACGTGCGCGCCTGTCTGTCGCTGGTGTCGGCCGCGTAGGCGAAGCAGCTGGCCAGGATCAGGTTGTAGTCTCCCATGAGGCCGCTCAAAACGCGTCCAAGGAGAAAGTAGGCAACGTGCAGCTGCCGGTACATGACGAGAAGATAGATGGCCGCTTGCACGGCCATACCCACTGCCGGCAGGATGAGTGCCGGCCGGCGGCCTACGCTGTCGCTCCACGGTCCGAAGAGAGTCACGGAGAAGAGACCAACGAAGAAACCTCCCAGGTTGATACAGAGGTTCCAGTGGGAGACCAGCGCTTCCACCtcctgcaaagcaaaaacaGGCACCTGTAGGCCCCGGGACCAGCagcaccccaccaccaccccgggAGTCATCagcacccccccaaaccccagccccctccccgtTCTCCCACCTGCCGCAGGGGATCGTCGTGGGCGCTGCCGTTCCCGCAGCCGGCGGGGCTGCTGCCGTTGGGACCGCTGTAACCCCGCTCGGCCCCCAGCCTGTCCCAGAGGTACTGGGTGGCCAGGGGACCCTGCAGGCCGAGGGACAGGGTGGCCAAGAAGAGGAGAGGCTCGGCGGCCGGcagcggcgggcagcggcggcggggcggcgggagctgCTGCTCCGGTACCGGCGGAGcggccatggcggcggcggcggagagggagtcggggggggggggggcggaggagCGGCGTGCCCCGCCCGGGCCAGGCTGCCCCCGCCGTGCTCCGCCCCGGGGAACCGGCAGCAGGGAAgcggggaagggaaggggaaaaggaagagaggggaggagggttGTCCggttgtggttttttcttcctgcgAAAGGAGGAAAGGGACGGGCTCCGGGTTTGAGTTGCAGGAGGATCTGGGAAATGGGGTAGCGAAGCGATGCGCCGTCGCGTCTGTTAGTGAGCAGCGCGCgtgaaaatgcttctttttctaaaggaggaaaataactGGAACACGCCAGAGGGTTTGGCTGTGCTGTTAGGTTTCCTGTTAGGTTTGGTCCGCCTCGAAGTGCAGATCAGTAAGCAAAGACCGAGTCGTTCTTTAAATTCAAAGAACACAATTCAGAGTTTTAGATTAACCCAGGTACACAAACTGGAGTAGCTCCAGATGAACGTAAATTGGCATCCCTCCTTTGACATCACTGAGGGAGTGTTAAGGGGCTGCAGGTGAAGCTCTGACaaatccaccccccccccccgcaggcgTAAACTGTTCACTTTGCAGTAACACACTTACAGAGCTCATTTATAGCATCTTTGAAAGTAACAGGACTCTTGTGGCAGTGGAAACAATCGCTGTGGACATGCTGCTTCTAAAGAACAGGCACGATTCCTTAGCCGAGACCCTTCTGCATTGTTACTTGCACCCCATAggcaaggctgcagctggaggccaACCTCTGTGTTACAGAGATGTGAAAACAAGgtttcctttcagattttcattGCAACCTTAGGACATACGAGTAGGAAgtagaaaaattactttgccGTTGGCTGATTTTGTCACTGCACCTTTTCAGACACTAATTCAACATTAAGCGGATGCAAAAATGTGGGGGAATAGAATTCATTTGAaagctctttctccttctttttgtACCAAGGGTGAAATGCTGAAGCTCAGATTGGCAGTTATGTACCATGATGCTGTTTCTTGTAAGCAATATGCCTAAGTCAAGCTTGCAAAAGAGCTGTGAGTTTGCAGCTCTGGCAACTGAAACCCCGCTGTTTTTCAATCATAAGCACattattgaaagaaaacaagcccCGGCAGAAAAGGgacaagagagagaaacagcagaagctCTTTGTGGAGCTGACATCAGATGACCTAATGTCtgtgcttctctttctctctctctgcttgaGTAAGCTATAAACAGAGCTGAGACAATTTATAccaataaaatggaaatgttatCATCATTATCTGAAGTATGCGCTTCCATGATCTACCAAATAAGAACATCAAAGTGACATTAGCAAGACACTCCCTTTGGAATTAAAAAGTTTAGTTCCGTTCCTGCATATTTACAGAACCAAGTAATTCACTGCTTGTATTTCAGAAGTTTCTTGCAACCAGGACAAGAATTGCTGGTAATTTCCCAGTAGCACtatttcccccaccccctccccgcccccgccccgctaCACCCTGCAAGCTACAAAAGCTGTGCCTATAAACCTGCAAGATcagaaaggtggaaaaaaaaaaatcccaatgtCTGCAAAGTAGCACTATAGCCAAGTCTTTCCCAGTCCACTGAGATACAACAGACTACATCAGAAAGAGTTACTAGGTTCCCTCTTTCACCCTAAACCTTTCTTATAACATACTGGGCTGCCCTGTGGGAGGAACTGAGTTCTGACCAGACCTTAACATTGCTCCTGTTGCTCTTTGAGTAGAAGAAAATGGAATCATCATGAGGGTCATCCTTGGACCACACAGAGACAGGTGCCCCTGCTCTCAGGTGGCAAGGACTGTAAGTCCCTTTCTGCATGGGGACTTGATGTGGCATCTGGTGACAGGAGCTCTGCTCTAGTGGATTTTGCTACCCAAAGAATTTCTCAGCGAATACAATGATGTTTATGTAACGTTTTG
Coding sequences within:
- the SLC46A1 gene encoding proton-coupled folate transporter; translation: MAAPPVPEQQLPPPRRRCPPLPAAEPLLFLATLSLGLQGPLATQYLWDRLGAERGYSGPNGSSPAGCGNGSAHDDPLRQEVEALVSHWNLCINLGGFFVGLFSVTLFGPWSDSVGRRPALILPAVGMAVQAAIYLLVMYRQLHVAYFLLGRVLSGLMGDYNLILASCFAYAADTSDRQARTFRVAILEACLGIAGMLASIGGGQWRKAQGYINPFWLVLATSLAAALYAAFCLQESVKQQKPAKLFTLSHYKAVYRLYVAPERLSSRRKLALYSLAFFLLVTVHFGSRDLFVLYELGSPLCWSADLIGYGSAASYLAYLSSLGGLRLLQLCLQDTWVAEIGLISNISGLVVISLAATTPLMFTGYGILFLSMAATPVIRAKLSKLVSEMEQGALFASVACVEGLCSLVATGVFNSLYPASLHFMRGFPFLFGAIILLIPAAIIGWMEIWDSNRDYSHFSDASLSPTDD